Part of the uncultured Anaeromusa sp. genome is shown below.
TATTTTAGGCTACGATGCTTCCCAAAGTGATCATAAATAGTAAAACGATGTATTTTAAGGGGGATTGTCATGTCTAAGGAATGGTATCCGATAATCAATTATGAAAAATGCAGGGAGTGCGGTGTTTGCGTGGAAATGTGTCGCAATCAAGTCTATGATAAGGAGCGAATGCCTAAGCCTTTTGTGGTTAATCCGGAAATGTGTTGTCATGGATGCCATGGATGTGGGAATAAATGTCCCCAAGGAGCTATTACTTATGCCGGTGATGATTTAGGATAGCATCCCCATGGTGTTGTATGATTTTGACAAAGCAGGAATGTTCCATGCACCAATAATATTAGTGAAATGAATGTTTTGGCTAATTAAGAACGGGAGGCTGCCTTATGATAGCCTGGTTGAAGAAATGGCGTCGGCTGCTAGCGGGATTCAGTATATTGGCGGTAATTTTGGGAGCAGGTTGGTTTTTGTACGCGAGAGGACCGTTGGGGCCGACTAAAGTCACGGTAGCCAAGGTCAGCAAGGAAAATCTGAAGCCAGCGGTATTTGGGATCGGCACGGTGGAAGCGCGCTTGTCCTATACCGTCGGACCCGTACAGGCTGGGCGCCTGCTTTTGGCTGCCGTGGACCATGGAGATTTTGTGCAGGCGGGACAGGTGCTGGGTGAGATTGACCCGGTTGATATGAAGGCCAAGCTGCAGTCAGCTTCGGCTGCCACGGCCAAGGCGCAAAGTGCCTTGACCTTTAGTGAAGCGCAGGTTCGAGAGGCGTATAGCCGGAATTCGTTGGCGACAATAAGTGCTAAGCGTTATCAGACTCTGTTTGAGGCACAGGCTGTCAGTGCTGAATTAGTGGAGGTTAAGCAAAATGAAGCTAACGTGGCTCAAGCCAATTATGAAGCGGCGCAGGCCTCGTTAGCGGCGGCGAGAAAAGAGGTGGCGAAAGCCGCAGCGGAGCAAGGCGCAGTGGAAAAACAACTTGCTAATTTGCAATTGGTTAGCCCGGTTAACGGCCTGATTGTCTCGCGTGATGCTGAACCGGGAGCGACGGTTGTTGCCGGGCAGTCCGTATTTCACTTGATCGATCAAAGTACTTTGTGGGTGAAGACACGCATTGACCAGTCGCGTTTTTATGGGATATCCGTCGGGCAGGCGGCTAGTATTGTGCTTCGCTCCAGACAGGATGCCCCTTTGGCGGGCAAAGTCGCGCGTCTGGAGGTGCAGGGGGACAGCGTGACGGAAGAGCGGTTTGTGAATGTGGCCTTTGACGATTTGGGCGAGCTGGTACCGCTTGGAGAGCTGGCCGAAGTTACGATTGATTTGCCAGCGATTGACAATGCGCTTGTAGTACCGACGGCGGCCGTCAAACGCCTTAATAAGCAAAATGGTGTTTGGCTAGTGGATAACGGGCAGCTTCATTTCCAACCAGTGACAATTGGCGCGCAGACGCCGGACGGCAGCACACAAATCATTGATGGCTTAAATCCAGGCGATGCGGTTGTGGTCTACAGTCCTAAACAACCCACAGAGGGAATGAACGTTAGGGTGGAGAAAAAGCCATGATTAACTTGGCAATAAAAGAAATTTCTCATGGCTGGGTCCGCTACGTGTT
Proteins encoded:
- a CDS encoding 4Fe-4S binding protein, with protein sequence MSKEWYPIINYEKCRECGVCVEMCRNQVYDKERMPKPFVVNPEMCCHGCHGCGNKCPQGAITYAGDDLG
- a CDS encoding efflux RND transporter periplasmic adaptor subunit, which encodes MIAWLKKWRRLLAGFSILAVILGAGWFLYARGPLGPTKVTVAKVSKENLKPAVFGIGTVEARLSYTVGPVQAGRLLLAAVDHGDFVQAGQVLGEIDPVDMKAKLQSASAATAKAQSALTFSEAQVREAYSRNSLATISAKRYQTLFEAQAVSAELVEVKQNEANVAQANYEAAQASLAAARKEVAKAAAEQGAVEKQLANLQLVSPVNGLIVSRDAEPGATVVAGQSVFHLIDQSTLWVKTRIDQSRFYGISVGQAASIVLRSRQDAPLAGKVARLEVQGDSVTEERFVNVAFDDLGELVPLGELAEVTIDLPAIDNALVVPTAAVKRLNKQNGVWLVDNGQLHFQPVTIGAQTPDGSTQIIDGLNPGDAVVVYSPKQPTEGMNVRVEKKP